Sequence from the candidate division KSB1 bacterium genome:
TGAGCTTGAAAGATTTTCTCGACGAACGTCAGGCGCTTGCTGGTGATGATGTAAAGGTTTGCTTTGTGAGGATAGGTTGAGAGAAACTCGCGCATGCCGGAATATAGCGGATTCAGCTCGCCCCATAGATGCGGCGTCTCCCGACTGAATTCCAAGCGCCGATGATAAATGAGGTCGAAGAAGCGCTGCCGCAGATCGCGCCATTGTTCCGTAAAGGCGTCGAACGCCTTCTGGTTTTCGATGGCGGCGTTTTGGTGAATGGCGTGAGCAATGTAAACATAGTCCTCGCCTTGGCGGATGAAATTGCGCAGGCGACGCGCTTCTTTCAGCCAGTCTGCGGGAAGCGCAGCCTCGTCCGGCACATGCCGATCCCCGCAATAATCAGCATAGGCATTGTAAGCGTTGAACAAGCACTCGCGGATGCTGTCAATGATCACACCGTCCATATCGAGCGCCAGGATTTCCCGGCTCGGGTCGAACGAATCCGCCCCAAGAAACGATAGAGAGCAATCAGTCATAAAATCCTTTTGCATGGGATGAAAAGTCGGGACTCTGCCTCAACTATCTCAATCTATTTGAAAACCCGACTCTTTTTTTGCAATATGGCGATTTTTGCGCTTCTTTGCAACAAGGCGAAAGGTAATTCGGGAACCGGCCGGAATAAGCGAACCTAAACATTTGAACTGCGTTTTTTAGATCGATTCCTATCAGCAAAAAAGACCTTGCGCGAGCCTTCATATAAAGGCGATTCAAGACTCTGCCGCATTCGGCTTGGCGGCCCGACAAGCCTGCGGCAGGCCTTAATTCTTGATGAAAGAGAGTAAAAGCAAACATTTCCGGCAACATCTATCACTTAAAAGCATCGAGTTGACGCAAAAAGTTTAAAACGTCGGATTGTGCCAAATTGCTCGACTATAAACCAATTCAAAAAGTTTTACTAAGGGATCACGCGAAACAGAAAATTAGCAAGTTCTTGAATCAGAAAGGAGCTGCCCATGAAAGGAAGAATGTTGCTTTTGTATGGATTAATGATGTTCGGACTGCTTTCGGCTCAGGAGGCGCGGAGCATCAAGCTCAATCCTCCCGACTTGACGCGCGGGCTGCCGTTCATGCAGACCTTGGCGGTCAAGGCATCGGCGACAGAGTGGTCGGATAAGGAGATCAGCCTACAGGACCTCTCCGATTTGCTCTGGGCCGCCAACGGATTGAATCGCCCGGCTGAGAACAAGACCACCGCCTCGTCGGCCATGAACGCGCATGACGTCGACATTTTTGTCTTTATGAAGGACGGCGTCTATGTATACGATTTTCAGAACCATGAGCTGGATTGGGTGCGCGACGGCGATTTTCGCGGGCAAATCTATCGACCGAGGCCGAGGCCTATAACCAATGCTGCCGAACCGGCTGAACCAACCCCGCAAGTGACCGACGCCCCGATTCAGCTTTTGTTGATCTCGGACACCGACCGTTTTCGTGCCGGCAGCAAAGAGGCGCGGTACGAGTGGGCCGCCCTCGATGCCGGAATCATCTCACAGAACATCTCGCTTTTTTGTGCCGCCACGGGACTTAAAACCCGACCTCGTGCTCTGGTCGATAAGGATAGGGTACGAGAGATCCTTAATCTGAAAGAGTCGCAGTACGTCTTTCTCAACCACCCGATCGGCTACGCCAAATAGATACGGCGGTTGTACCAAAGATTTTAAGCCGATAAAGCGGAAGGCAATAAAAACTTTCAAAGCTGCCAAATCAGCGGATTTCAGCCTACATCACGCGCATTGCCGCGGACAAGAGCGGAGGGATATCGATGCTGCAGTCAATGTCGAAGCGAGTACAGGCAGCCTTTTTTCGTAGAAAAAGGGTTTTCAGTGAATGAATTTCTTGACACGAATAGACAAAAATGATATATTTAGTCGGATTTTAACGAAAGACATATGTGATGAAACTTGAACTGAACAACGCGTGGTTTTGGTGGGGCTGGCGCAGCCATAGTGGATGCGGTGGGTCAACACCATAATCGCGCGTGATTAGGATAGTACAAGCCCGCTGCAGGAATTCTTCAGCG
This genomic interval carries:
- a CDS encoding SagB/ThcOx family dehydrogenase, which encodes MKGRMLLLYGLMMFGLLSAQEARSIKLNPPDLTRGLPFMQTLAVKASATEWSDKEISLQDLSDLLWAANGLNRPAENKTTASSAMNAHDVDIFVFMKDGVYVYDFQNHELDWVRDGDFRGQIYRPRPRPITNAAEPAEPTPQVTDAPIQLLLISDTDRFRAGSKEARYEWAALDAGIISQNISLFCAATGLKTRPRALVDKDRVREILNLKESQYVFLNHPIGYAK